A genomic region of Heliomicrobium gestii contains the following coding sequences:
- a CDS encoding phage holin family protein has protein sequence MNSLILRWLLNTLALALAALFIPGITIAGIVPALLAALVLGIINAVIRPIIFVLTLPINLLTLGLFTLVINGLMLWMVSGLVRGFEVSGFGAAFLGALLLSLFSTLFSWFVRDEG, from the coding sequence ATGAATTCGCTGATCCTGCGGTGGCTCCTCAACACACTGGCCTTGGCGCTGGCGGCGCTGTTTATCCCGGGGATCACGATCGCCGGCATCGTTCCGGCGCTCTTAGCCGCCCTCGTCCTTGGCATCATCAACGCCGTCATTCGCCCGATCATCTTTGTGTTGACGCTGCCGATCAACCTGCTGACCCTGGGACTCTTCACCTTGGTCATCAACGGGCTCATGCTCTGGATGGTCAGCGGATTGGTTCGCGGTTTTGAGGTGTCTGGTTTTGGCGCTGCCTTTCTTGGCGCTTTGTTGCTTTCGCTGTTCAGCACCCTCTTCAGCTGGTTCGTTCGCGACGAAGGATGA
- the rapZ gene encoding RNase adapter RapZ: MEKGSDKAAIQMVIITGLSGAGKSQAIRALEDLGFFCVDNLPPNLLPKFGELIVHSKGKITKIALVIDIRGGEFFDSLSDGLHQLGAQGIQCEILFLEASDEALIRRYKESRRRHPLSGDARIYDSIKLERQMLADLRGRADKVVDTSDLSAQQLKTQIFELFGKDARNSQLRITIISFGYKYGTPRDADLLMDVRFLPNPFYEPALRNLTGNDEPVQEYVLSSPTTKVFMRKYYSLLRFLLPHYTKEGKSHLVVGIGCTGGKHRSVTLANRLAAALADEDYAITVKHRDIDKDRGGGEGT; encoded by the coding sequence ATGGAGAAAGGATCCGACAAAGCCGCTATTCAGATGGTGATCATCACCGGCCTCTCCGGCGCCGGCAAGTCGCAGGCGATCCGCGCTCTGGAGGATCTCGGCTTTTTTTGCGTCGATAACCTGCCGCCGAATCTGCTGCCCAAATTCGGCGAGTTGATCGTTCACTCGAAGGGCAAGATCACCAAAATCGCCCTCGTCATCGACATCCGGGGCGGCGAGTTTTTTGACTCCCTGAGCGACGGACTCCACCAACTGGGCGCCCAGGGGATCCAGTGCGAAATCCTCTTTTTGGAGGCTTCCGACGAGGCGCTCATCCGCCGGTACAAGGAGTCGCGACGCCGCCATCCCCTTTCCGGCGACGCCCGCATCTATGACAGCATCAAGCTCGAGCGGCAGATGCTGGCCGACCTGCGGGGACGGGCCGACAAGGTCGTCGACACATCGGACCTATCGGCCCAGCAGTTGAAGACGCAGATCTTTGAACTCTTCGGCAAGGACGCCCGCAATTCCCAACTCCGGATCACCATCATCTCTTTCGGCTACAAGTACGGCACGCCCCGCGACGCCGATCTGTTGATGGATGTCCGCTTTTTGCCCAACCCCTTCTATGAGCCGGCGCTCCGCAACCTGACCGGCAATGACGAACCGGTTCAGGAGTATGTGCTCTCGTCGCCGACGACGAAGGTGTTCATGCGGAAGTACTACTCGTTGTTGCGTTTTTTGCTTCCCCACTATACGAAAGAAGGCAAAAGCCACCTGGTTGTCGGTATCGGCTGCACCGGTGGAAAACACCGGTCCGTCACCCTGGCCAACCGTTTGGCGGCGGCGCTGGCCGATGAGGACTACGCCATCACCGTCAAGCATCGGGATATCGATAAAGATCGGGGAGGCGGCGAGGGTACGTGA
- the whiA gene encoding DNA-binding protein WhiA, translating into MSFSVETKEELARIQPRRRCCQLAELAALFRMDGSLQISGEQGVSLTVSTESASSARKIFRLIKAVFGLQTQILVRRKRRLKKSNVYVISLPARVGGRDVLQELGITDSQGVFSFEPPSELLKRQCCRRAYLRGAFLGGGSVNSPEGTYHLEIITNDETHAKTLSDLLHRFGLSAKVSQRKGWFIVYLKESEQIVEMLSIIGAHTALLNFENVRIVKGMRNQVNRLVNCETANLNKTVDAALRQTEMIQFVQSRVGLGNLPPQLREIAELRLQFPDASLKELGQMLNPPVGKSGVNHRLRRLESLAEEFSRQGGLAEE; encoded by the coding sequence TTGTCTTTTTCCGTAGAAACGAAGGAAGAACTGGCTCGCATTCAACCTCGCCGCCGCTGCTGCCAACTGGCGGAACTGGCGGCGCTTTTTCGTATGGATGGATCCCTGCAGATCAGCGGCGAACAGGGCGTCTCCCTGACCGTCTCCACGGAGAGCGCCAGCTCGGCGCGCAAGATCTTCCGTCTGATCAAAGCCGTCTTCGGCTTGCAGACGCAGATCCTCGTTCGCCGGAAACGGCGGCTGAAAAAGAGCAACGTCTATGTCATCTCCCTGCCGGCCCGCGTCGGCGGCAGGGATGTCCTGCAGGAACTGGGGATCACCGACAGCCAGGGGGTCTTCTCCTTTGAACCTCCCTCCGAACTGCTGAAACGGCAGTGCTGCCGGCGGGCCTACCTGCGGGGCGCCTTCCTTGGCGGCGGGTCTGTCAACAGCCCGGAGGGAACCTATCATCTGGAGATCATCACCAATGATGAGACCCACGCCAAGACCCTCTCCGATCTGCTGCATCGCTTCGGCCTCTCGGCGAAGGTGAGCCAGCGCAAGGGATGGTTTATCGTCTACTTAAAGGAAAGCGAACAGATTGTGGAGATGTTGAGCATCATCGGCGCCCATACGGCGCTGCTGAACTTCGAGAATGTGCGCATCGTCAAGGGGATGCGCAACCAGGTCAACCGGCTGGTCAACTGTGAGACGGCCAACCTGAACAAAACCGTCGACGCCGCCCTGCGGCAAACGGAGATGATCCAGTTCGTGCAAAGTCGCGTCGGTCTCGGGAATCTGCCGCCCCAACTGCGGGAGATCGCCGAACTGCGATTGCAGTTTCCCGACGCCAGTCTCAAGGAACTGGGACAGATGCTCAACCCGCCGGTGGGCAAATCGGGCGTCAACCACCGCCTGCGCAGGCTCGAAAGCCTGGCCGAGGAGTTTTCCCGGCAGGGCGGCCTAGCGGAGGAGTGA
- a CDS encoding alpha-amylase family glycosyl hydrolase produces the protein MPKWFTSAIIYQIYPRVYGMTAQRFGTLRDIQRDLPRIKSLGVNTLYLLPIHPITQKYRKGLSGSPYAIRDYLAVAPELAEAEGEEAASTEAAAAQFRELVQEAHAHGLRVLLDFVGNHCAPDNVLLDPANPPEKGGYHREWFLWDDESRPIAPSADWWDTADLNYGIPVEGKPNAHRLVYDREADRRAMWSFMTGVLQYWVREFDIDGYRCDFAHWVPLDFWREAIAQVKAIKTDTVFIAEAYDRMADLLSAGFDGIYAFELYNQLKSLHEEIRRDDPYYEVQYIRNKIEWERSLYLPGHRMVRYTENHDEPRTVVTYGGIERSKPPVLLALTLPGVPMLYAGQENGAAVRPPLFEGNYEATFLPIDFGANSPLASWYRHVLAIRSAKPYLQGDEIRFLPINSRKATAFLRRNGESMAVVIINFNSESPGERLEVELPPEALAACAAAGGQLVDLLTDGSPITIEAYPKQSRRIAIFLQPLQSSILEVREER, from the coding sequence ATGCCCAAGTGGTTCACATCCGCCATCATCTATCAGATCTACCCCAGGGTGTATGGCATGACCGCTCAGCGATTCGGGACGCTGCGCGACATCCAGCGCGACTTGCCCCGGATCAAATCGCTCGGCGTCAACACCCTGTACCTGCTCCCCATCCACCCGATCACCCAGAAGTACCGCAAGGGCCTCTCCGGTTCTCCCTACGCGATCCGCGATTATCTGGCCGTCGCGCCGGAACTGGCGGAAGCGGAGGGGGAAGAGGCTGCGTCGACGGAAGCCGCCGCCGCGCAGTTCCGGGAGCTGGTGCAGGAAGCCCATGCCCATGGGTTGCGGGTGCTCCTCGATTTCGTGGGCAACCACTGCGCCCCCGACAATGTGCTTCTCGATCCCGCCAACCCGCCGGAAAAGGGCGGTTATCACCGGGAATGGTTTTTGTGGGATGACGAGTCCCGCCCCATCGCGCCGTCGGCCGACTGGTGGGACACGGCCGATCTGAATTATGGGATCCCTGTGGAGGGCAAACCGAATGCCCACCGGCTTGTCTATGACCGTGAAGCGGATCGGCGGGCCATGTGGTCGTTCATGACAGGCGTCCTCCAATACTGGGTCCGCGAGTTCGACATCGACGGCTATCGCTGTGATTTTGCCCATTGGGTCCCCCTCGATTTCTGGCGGGAGGCCATCGCCCAGGTCAAAGCGATCAAGACGGACACGGTGTTTATCGCCGAGGCTTATGATCGGATGGCCGACCTGCTTTCCGCCGGCTTTGACGGCATCTACGCCTTTGAACTCTACAACCAGTTGAAGAGCCTCCATGAGGAGATCCGGCGCGACGATCCCTACTATGAGGTGCAATATATTCGCAACAAAATCGAGTGGGAGCGCAGCCTGTACCTGCCGGGCCACCGGATGGTCCGCTATACGGAAAACCATGACGAGCCGCGCACCGTCGTGACCTACGGCGGGATCGAGCGCTCCAAGCCGCCGGTGCTCCTGGCGCTGACACTGCCGGGCGTGCCCATGCTGTATGCCGGGCAGGAAAACGGCGCCGCCGTCCGGCCGCCCCTCTTTGAAGGCAACTATGAGGCGACCTTTCTCCCCATTGACTTCGGGGCCAACAGCCCCTTGGCGTCCTGGTATCGCCATGTCCTGGCCATCCGAAGCGCGAAACCCTATTTGCAGGGCGACGAGATCCGTTTTCTCCCCATCAACAGCCGGAAAGCGACGGCTTTCCTCCGGCGCAACGGCGAGTCGATGGCTGTCGTGATCATCAACTTCAACAGCGAATCGCCGGGAGAGCGGCTGGAGGTTGAGCTGCCGCCGGAGGCGCTGGCCGCCTGCGCCGCCGCCGGCGGACAGCTGGTCGACCTCTTGACGGACGGTTCGCCGATCACCATCGAAGCTTATCCGAAGCAAAGCCGGAGAATCGCGATCTTTCTGCAACCGCTCCAATCGTCGATCTTGGAAGTGAGGGAAGAGAGATGA
- the malQ gene encoding 4-alpha-glucanotransferase: MSTLFPRRSSGVLLHPTSLPGRHGSGTVGLEARRFVDFLQASGQTLWQVLPLGPTGFGHSPYSALSAFAGNPLLISPEQLFEEGLLKEEELPPEPQSPPQKADFERAERESEGFLRNAFERFLQRSGDQEAFRQFCDEQADWLDEYACYRALKRHFGERSWLDWPAEYARPDGQELERFGREQAKEIDYHRFVQYLFFRQWQEIRQYANSRGIRIIGDLPIYVAMDSADTWGKRDIFELDERSQPREVGGVPPDYFNENGQLWGNPVYDWERLDQTGYAWWIRRLRHAFRLVDIVRIDHFRGFEAYYAIPYGEETARNGRWRKGPGAALFSALEGALGDLPIIVEDLGVITPEVIELREQFGFPGIKLLQFAFDSGDANGNAFIPFRYTQNCVVFTGTHDNDTTLGWFQQASPEDRKKALEYMNSDGSDIVWDFIRLGLASVADAFIVPMQDLLGLGTADRMNYPGSLEGNWLWRFQWDRLPESTVSRLACLTKLYGR, translated from the coding sequence ATGAGCACGCTGTTTCCCCGACGATCCAGCGGGGTGCTCTTGCATCCCACCTCTCTGCCGGGCCGCCATGGCTCGGGCACAGTCGGCCTGGAAGCGAGGCGATTTGTCGACTTCTTGCAGGCCTCGGGCCAGACCCTCTGGCAGGTGTTGCCCCTGGGACCGACCGGTTTCGGTCATTCCCCCTATTCCGCCCTTTCCGCCTTCGCCGGCAACCCCCTCCTGATCAGCCCGGAACAGTTGTTTGAAGAAGGGCTGCTGAAGGAGGAAGAATTGCCGCCGGAACCGCAATCGCCGCCCCAGAAGGCGGATTTTGAGCGAGCCGAACGGGAAAGTGAAGGGTTTCTTCGCAACGCCTTTGAGCGCTTTCTCCAACGCTCCGGTGATCAAGAGGCGTTTCGTCAGTTCTGTGACGAACAGGCCGATTGGCTTGACGAGTATGCCTGTTACCGGGCGCTGAAGCGGCATTTCGGGGAGCGCTCCTGGCTCGATTGGCCCGCTGAATACGCTCGTCCCGACGGGCAGGAGCTGGAGCGATTCGGCCGGGAGCAGGCGAAGGAGATCGATTATCACCGTTTCGTCCAGTACCTCTTTTTCCGCCAGTGGCAAGAGATCCGCCAGTACGCCAACAGCCGGGGCATCCGCATCATCGGCGACCTGCCCATCTATGTGGCCATGGACAGCGCCGACACGTGGGGAAAGCGGGACATCTTCGAGTTGGATGAGCGTTCCCAACCCCGGGAGGTGGGCGGTGTGCCGCCCGATTATTTCAATGAGAACGGCCAACTCTGGGGCAACCCCGTCTATGATTGGGAGCGGCTCGATCAGACGGGCTACGCCTGGTGGATTCGCCGCCTGCGCCATGCTTTTCGCCTGGTCGATATCGTCCGCATCGATCATTTCCGCGGTTTTGAGGCCTACTACGCGATCCCCTATGGGGAAGAGACGGCCCGAAATGGCCGCTGGCGCAAAGGGCCCGGCGCCGCCCTCTTTTCGGCGCTGGAGGGGGCTCTTGGCGATCTGCCCATCATCGTCGAGGATCTGGGCGTGATCACCCCGGAGGTGATCGAATTGCGCGAACAGTTCGGATTTCCGGGGATCAAGCTGTTGCAGTTTGCCTTTGATTCGGGCGACGCGAATGGCAACGCCTTCATCCCCTTTCGCTATACCCAGAACTGCGTCGTCTTTACGGGCACTCATGACAATGACACGACCCTCGGGTGGTTTCAGCAGGCCTCGCCGGAGGACCGAAAAAAGGCGCTGGAGTATATGAATTCCGACGGCAGCGACATCGTCTGGGATTTCATCCGCCTCGGCCTGGCCTCGGTGGCGGACGCCTTCATCGTCCCGATGCAGGATCTGCTGGGGTTGGGGACAGCGGACCGCATGAACTATCCCGGAAGTCTGGAAGGAAACTGGCTCTGGCGCTTTCAGTGGGACCGGTTGCCCGAATCCACCGTGTCCAGACTCGCTTGTCTGACTAAGTTGTACGGGAGATAA
- a CDS encoding gluconeogenesis factor YvcK family protein produces the protein MKWLMWFYPGLKVKRWMALSFLGLILTGTSISLFFDGEFFGYLENSLRQLSRAYDHGAMTSLGAFIFAIGLFLHIYGFMAMVRSIFQVLAPEMDARLVEVLYRRRSLERGPKIVVIGGGTGLSVLLRGLKEYTSNLTAIVTVSDDGGSSGRLRDELGMVAPGDIRNCLVALADTESDMDRVLNYRFVQGDGLTGHNLGNLLLAGATQTAGGFEKAVDLMSRILAVRGRVLPSTLHNVTLCAERLDGAHVRGETAITADGQGIRRVYLDPPDCEPLPQAMQAIEEADAIILGPGSLFTSVIPNLLVDGIVQALRKTTAPKIYVCNVMTQPGETDGYTASRHVAAIHRHCGANLVDAIIVNTEPASKALLRKYEEKGQKPVVIDSKYLEKQGCKVVRARLINKENFVRHDPARLAQAIMAAVIGEKERQSRVGLVDRLLYRRKLARSPQHHPWQNRVEG, from the coding sequence GTGAAATGGCTCATGTGGTTTTATCCCGGGTTAAAGGTGAAGCGCTGGATGGCCCTTTCCTTTCTCGGGTTGATCCTGACAGGGACGAGCATCTCGCTGTTTTTTGACGGTGAGTTTTTCGGATACCTGGAAAACAGCCTGCGTCAGTTGTCGCGCGCCTATGATCACGGGGCGATGACCAGTCTGGGGGCCTTCATTTTCGCGATCGGGCTCTTTTTGCATATTTACGGCTTTATGGCCATGGTTCGTTCCATCTTCCAGGTGTTGGCGCCGGAGATGGACGCCCGGCTGGTGGAGGTGCTCTACCGGCGGCGTTCGCTGGAGCGGGGCCCCAAGATCGTCGTCATCGGCGGCGGAACAGGGCTGTCGGTGTTGTTGCGCGGCTTGAAGGAGTATACTTCCAACTTGACGGCCATCGTCACTGTTTCCGATGACGGCGGCAGTTCGGGACGCTTGCGCGATGAATTGGGGATGGTCGCCCCCGGCGACATCCGCAACTGCCTGGTTGCCCTGGCGGACACGGAATCAGATATGGACCGGGTGCTCAATTACCGTTTCGTCCAGGGAGATGGGCTGACCGGTCACAACCTGGGTAACCTGCTGCTCGCCGGGGCGACCCAGACGGCGGGCGGCTTTGAGAAGGCTGTCGACCTGATGAGCCGCATCCTGGCTGTCCGCGGCCGGGTGCTGCCGTCGACGCTGCACAATGTGACCCTTTGCGCCGAACGGTTGGACGGCGCCCATGTGCGCGGGGAGACGGCCATCACCGCTGACGGGCAAGGGATCCGCCGGGTCTACCTGGATCCCCCCGATTGTGAGCCCCTGCCCCAGGCCATGCAGGCCATCGAGGAGGCCGACGCCATCATCCTCGGTCCGGGGAGCCTTTTCACCAGCGTCATCCCGAACCTGCTGGTGGACGGCATCGTCCAAGCGCTGCGCAAGACGACGGCGCCGAAGATCTATGTCTGCAACGTGATGACCCAGCCGGGGGAGACGGACGGTTACACGGCGTCCCGCCATGTGGCGGCCATTCACCGCCACTGCGGCGCCAATCTGGTCGACGCCATCATCGTCAACACCGAGCCGGCGTCGAAGGCGCTGCTGCGCAAATACGAAGAAAAAGGCCAAAAGCCTGTTGTCATCGATAGCAAATACCTGGAAAAGCAGGGCTGCAAGGTCGTTCGCGCCCGCCTGATCAACAAGGAGAACTTCGTCCGCCATGACCCGGCCCGTCTGGCTCAGGCGATCATGGCCGCGGTGATCGGGGAAAAGGAGCGGCAGAGCCGGGTGGGGCTGGTTGATCGATTGCTGTACCGGCGCAAACTGGCCCGGTCGCCCCAACACCACCCCTGGCAGAACCGTGTGGAAGGCTAG
- a CDS encoding Cof-type HAD-IIB family hydrolase, with translation MPESTEPTIQLVAIDVDDTLLTPELHVSLPVQQAIAQARRQGVAVTLSTGRMFRAAHPFARLLDLDLPLIVYQGAMIKDGATGEILLHRPVDQELALEVLDFLRGEGLHVNLYMDDHLHVERIGPEVLDYMDMARVPATLVRDQRRLLEQACPTKILAIGDPERMAALVEPCRRRWGDRLYVTRSKPYYLEFMNRQSGKGTALAFLAERLGISRESVVAIGDSYNDLDMLAYAGVGVAMGNAPDEVKAHADWVAPSNDADGVAAALRRWVLTAKTDT, from the coding sequence TTGCCGGAATCGACGGAACCAACGATTCAACTCGTCGCCATCGATGTCGATGACACCCTGTTGACGCCGGAGCTGCATGTCTCTCTGCCGGTGCAGCAGGCCATCGCGCAGGCGCGGCGACAGGGCGTGGCGGTGACGCTGTCGACGGGACGGATGTTTCGCGCCGCCCATCCCTTTGCCCGCCTGTTGGACCTGGACCTGCCGCTGATCGTCTACCAGGGCGCCATGATCAAGGACGGCGCGACCGGGGAAATCCTTCTGCACCGGCCCGTAGATCAAGAACTGGCCCTGGAGGTCCTGGATTTTTTGCGAGGTGAAGGTCTCCATGTGAACCTTTACATGGATGATCACCTGCACGTGGAGCGGATCGGTCCGGAGGTCCTCGATTACATGGACATGGCCCGGGTGCCGGCGACACTCGTCCGGGACCAGCGGCGCCTCCTGGAGCAGGCGTGCCCGACGAAGATCCTCGCCATCGGCGATCCCGAGCGGATGGCGGCGCTGGTGGAACCGTGCCGGCGGCGCTGGGGCGACCGGCTCTATGTGACCCGTTCGAAGCCCTACTACTTGGAGTTCATGAATCGCCAGAGCGGCAAGGGAACGGCTCTGGCCTTTTTGGCCGAGCGACTGGGGATTTCCCGAGAGTCTGTCGTCGCCATCGGCGATTCATACAATGATCTGGATATGCTCGCCTATGCCGGCGTCGGCGTGGCCATGGGCAACGCGCCGGACGAGGTGAAGGCCCATGCCGACTGGGTGGCGCCTTCGAATGACGCCGATGGTGTGGCCGCCGCGTTGCGCCGTTGGGTCCTTACGGCAAAAACAGACACATGA
- a CDS encoding acyltransferase, translating to MARRTVAYPVAGKNSLRHVYGHVPFWRVFRNVLIILLARFVPFLELKNKLYRLLGMGVGQDASIAFMVMMDILHPELITIGKDCVIGYNTTILAHEYLLREYRLGEVRIGDGVVIGANSTILAGVSIGDYAIVAAGAVVTADVPPNTFVAGVPARVIRQPAYPAIPE from the coding sequence ATGGCCCGCCGCACCGTCGCCTATCCGGTGGCAGGGAAGAATTCTCTCCGCCATGTCTACGGCCATGTCCCGTTTTGGCGCGTCTTTCGCAATGTGCTGATCATCCTGCTGGCCCGCTTCGTCCCCTTTTTGGAACTGAAAAACAAGCTCTACCGCCTGCTGGGCATGGGCGTCGGCCAGGACGCCTCCATCGCTTTTATGGTGATGATGGATATCCTGCATCCTGAACTGATCACCATCGGCAAGGATTGTGTGATCGGCTACAACACGACCATCCTGGCCCATGAGTACCTGTTGCGGGAGTACCGCTTGGGCGAGGTGCGCATCGGCGACGGCGTGGTCATCGGCGCGAACAGCACCATCCTGGCCGGCGTCTCCATCGGTGACTACGCCATCGTGGCCGCCGGCGCTGTCGTGACAGCCGATGTGCCGCCGAACACCTTCGTGGCGGGTGTTCCCGCCCGGGTGATCCGCCAACCTGCCTATCCCGCGATTCCGGAGTGA
- the rpoN gene encoding RNA polymerase factor sigma-54, which produces MRVGLGQQIEQAQRLVMTPELRQAIAILQMNTLELSIFVEGELAQNPLLETLEVPSEGETETRESFDPALLRDPVPERAELADRSYDGGESRRRDDVEPSRFERETPALGPSLQEHLELQLRLAISDGLRRRVGEYIIGNIDEKGYLRITATEIAAAASVGEKIVREMIETIQSFDPPGVGAGDLAECLRIQLSQQGRLTPHLERILAEHLPDVAAGRLHRIAQRLKLTVGEVQAMVDRIRELDPKPGVGFGGERENRPLLPDVIIEKVDGDYVILVNDGALPRLTVNRTYRRILQEEGSAREAKQYVEDRLNSALSLIRAIEQRRLTLYKVVSVILEWQRPFFEQGLTALKPLTLRDVAQQAGVHESTVSRSVARKYAQTPRGLFELKFFFDHGVRTAVGQENPASGAIKPLIRQLVEAEDKRHPLSDQKIAEALCERGISLSRRTVAKYRDELGIPATTQRRRYN; this is translated from the coding sequence GTGCGAGTCGGGTTGGGACAACAGATCGAGCAGGCGCAAAGGCTGGTCATGACCCCCGAATTGCGCCAGGCCATCGCCATTTTGCAGATGAATACCCTGGAACTGTCGATTTTTGTTGAGGGGGAACTGGCGCAGAATCCCCTGTTGGAGACCCTTGAAGTGCCTTCAGAAGGGGAGACGGAAACCCGGGAGAGTTTCGATCCGGCGCTGTTGCGGGACCCTGTTCCCGAGCGTGCGGAGCTGGCAGACCGGTCCTATGACGGCGGAGAATCACGCCGGCGGGACGATGTTGAGCCTTCGCGCTTCGAGCGGGAGACGCCGGCCCTGGGACCGAGCTTGCAGGAACACCTGGAATTGCAGCTGCGCTTGGCGATTTCCGATGGGCTGCGGCGCCGCGTTGGCGAGTATATCATCGGGAACATCGACGAGAAGGGCTACCTGCGCATCACGGCGACCGAGATTGCCGCCGCCGCATCGGTCGGAGAGAAAATCGTCCGGGAGATGATCGAGACGATTCAATCTTTTGACCCGCCGGGGGTGGGCGCTGGCGATCTCGCCGAGTGCCTGCGCATTCAACTGAGCCAGCAGGGGCGGTTGACGCCTCATCTGGAGCGGATCCTGGCGGAGCATCTGCCCGATGTGGCCGCCGGACGCCTCCACCGGATCGCCCAACGCTTGAAGCTAACCGTCGGGGAGGTCCAGGCGATGGTCGACCGGATCCGCGAACTGGACCCGAAACCGGGCGTTGGCTTCGGCGGCGAGCGGGAAAACCGGCCCCTTCTGCCGGATGTGATCATCGAGAAGGTGGACGGGGACTATGTGATCCTGGTCAATGACGGCGCCCTCCCCCGGTTGACAGTCAACCGGACCTACCGCCGGATTCTCCAGGAAGAGGGGTCAGCCAGGGAGGCCAAGCAGTATGTGGAAGACCGGTTAAACTCGGCCCTGTCGCTGATCCGGGCCATCGAACAGCGCCGGCTGACCTTGTATAAAGTGGTCAGCGTTATTCTCGAATGGCAACGGCCTTTTTTTGAGCAGGGCTTGACGGCGTTGAAGCCATTGACCCTGCGCGATGTGGCTCAGCAGGCAGGCGTCCATGAATCGACGGTAAGTCGTTCCGTGGCCAGGAAATACGCCCAGACGCCGCGGGGTCTTTTCGAACTCAAGTTTTTCTTCGACCACGGCGTCCGGACGGCGGTTGGTCAGGAAAATCCGGCGTCCGGGGCGATCAAGCCCCTGATTCGCCAACTCGTCGAAGCTGAAGACAAACGTCATCCCTTAAGCGATCAAAAAATCGCCGAAGCCCTGTGTGAACGAGGGATTTCCTTGTCGCGGCGGACGGTGGCCAAATACCGTGACGAGTTGGGCATCCCGGCGACGACCCAGCGCCGGCGCTACAACTGA
- the gap gene encoding type I glyceraldehyde-3-phosphate dehydrogenase, which translates to MAVRIGINGFGRIGRLAARVAIANPEVEIVAINDLTDAKTNAHLFKYDSVHGTFQGQVAVSSDSIEIDGKAIKVFAQKDPALIPWGDAGVDIVIESTGFFVDGEKASAHLRGGAKKVIISAPAKNEDVTVVMGVNEDTYDPAAHRILSNASCTTNCLAPVAKVINDQFGIVKGLMTTVHAYTNDQKILDQTHKDLRRARAAAMSIVPTSTGAAKAIGKVIPELAGKLNGFAMRVPTPNVSVVDLVLDVRKKTTAEEVNAALKTASESAMKGFLGFSELPLVSRDFNGTTFSSIVDALSTMVIDGDMVKIVSWYDNEYGYSCRLIDLAAYVAAKGL; encoded by the coding sequence ATGGCAGTCCGTATCGGTATCAACGGTTTTGGCCGCATCGGCCGGCTGGCGGCGCGCGTGGCCATTGCTAACCCGGAAGTGGAGATTGTCGCCATCAACGATTTGACGGATGCGAAGACAAATGCCCACCTCTTCAAGTATGATTCCGTTCACGGCACCTTCCAGGGACAGGTCGCAGTGAGCAGTGACAGCATAGAGATTGACGGAAAAGCGATCAAGGTCTTTGCGCAAAAGGATCCGGCTCTTATTCCCTGGGGTGACGCCGGAGTCGATATCGTCATCGAGTCGACAGGCTTCTTTGTTGACGGCGAAAAGGCTTCGGCCCACTTGCGCGGCGGCGCGAAAAAGGTGATCATCTCCGCTCCCGCCAAGAACGAGGATGTCACCGTCGTCATGGGCGTCAACGAGGACACCTATGATCCGGCGGCCCACCGGATCCTGTCGAACGCTTCCTGCACAACCAACTGCCTGGCCCCGGTGGCCAAAGTGATCAACGACCAGTTCGGGATCGTCAAAGGTTTGATGACGACCGTCCATGCCTATACGAACGACCAGAAGATCCTTGACCAGACCCACAAGGATCTGCGCCGGGCCCGCGCGGCGGCCATGTCCATCGTGCCCACCTCGACGGGCGCCGCCAAGGCGATCGGCAAAGTAATCCCTGAACTGGCGGGCAAGCTGAACGGTTTTGCCATGCGCGTGCCGACGCCGAACGTCTCTGTCGTCGACCTGGTTCTTGATGTGCGGAAGAAGACAACGGCCGAGGAGGTCAACGCGGCCCTGAAAACGGCTTCTGAAAGCGCGATGAAAGGCTTCCTGGGCTTTTCCGAATTGCCGCTGGTCTCCCGCGATTTCAACGGCACCACCTTCTCCTCCATCGTCGACGCCCTTTCCACGATGGTCATCGACGGCGATATGGTCAAGATCGTGTCCTGGTATGACAACGAATACGGCTACTCCTGCCGCCTGATCGACCTGGCCGCCTATGTGGCCGCCAAAGGGCTCTAA